From Azospirillum brasilense:
ACGGCACGCTCACCCTGACCCTCGGCCTGACCGATCCGGCGGGCAACGCCTCGCCGCCCTTCACCGCGGCGACGCAGAAGCTCACCGCCACCGCGGAGAAGCCCGCCCCGGTCGCCCCGCCGCCGGTCGCCACCGTGGACGGCGCCACCGTCAACGGCGCGGTCACCACCGGCGGCGATGGGAAGCGCGTCACCACCGTGACCATCGCGGCCAGCAATGAAGGCCGGGTCGAGGACAGCAGCACCGCCAACGCCGATCTCGCCGACGTGCCAGTGGTGCGCGAGCAGGTGGTCGACCGGCAGACCGGTGCGGTGTCCACCGTCACCACCCTGACGGTCAGCGTCTCCAACGGGGTGGCCGTCACCACCAGCGGCAGCGCCGAGCGGCAGACCGCCGCGGAGGCGCAGACCGGGCTGACCGGCCTGATCGCCGCCATCGAGGCGCGCACCGACGCCGGCACCGCCTCGCGCGGCAACCTGACCGGCGGCGGCGACGGCTTCCTCTCGGTGCTCTCCGCCCAGGCCCAGCTCCTGGTGCGCGCCATCGACTTCAGCACGCCGGGGGTGGCCGCCGGCCAGGCGGTGCAGACCAAGGTGACCGGCAACACGCTGGGCGGCACCGGCACCGCCAGCACGGCGCCGACCGCGGTGGTGCTCAACACCTCGGCGGCGGCGGGTCCGGTGACCATCCAGCTCGACAACGTCGAATTCGCGGCGGTGGTCGGCAACGCCACGCTGGTCGGCGGCGACGGCGAGCAGATCGTCTACGGCGACGACCACCAGCAGTACATGTATCTGGGGGCCGGCGACGACATCCTGCACGGCGGCGGCGGCAACGACACGATCGCCAGCGCCGGCGGCAACGACACGCTGTACGGCGACGACGGCGACGACGTGGTGATGGGCGGCGAGGGCGACGACTGGCTGTTCGGCGGCGAGGGCAACGACCTGGTCGGTGGCGGCGTCGGCAACGACGCGCTGTTCGGCGGGACCGGCCACGACATCCTGTTCGGCGAGGAGGGCGCCGACACGCTGAGCGGCGAGGAGGGCGCCGACACGCTGTCCGGCGGGGCGGGCAACGACCTGCTGTTCGGCGGGGCTGGCAACGACTTCCTGATCGGCGACGCGGGCGACGACACGATCAGCGGCGGGTTGGGCAACGACGTGGCGCTGGGCGGGGCGGGGCGCGACCTGATCGGTCTCGGCGCGGGCGACGACCTGGCCAGCGGCGACGGCGGCGATGACACGCTGTTCGGCGAGGACGGCAACGACACGCTGTTCGGCGGGGCGGGCAACGACCTGCTGAACGGCGGGGCTGGCAACGACGTGCTGTTCGCCGACGGCGGTGCGGACACGCTGTGGGGCGGCGCCGGGGCGGACGTCTTCGCCTTCGGTCGGGCATCGGGCGGATCGGTGGTGATGGACTTCCAGGCGGGTGTGGACCGTTTGGCGCTCTACGACGCCGGCATGGACCTCGGCGCGGTGATCCGCTCGGCGCGGGTGGAGGGCGGCAACACCACCCTCGACGTTGGCGGAGGCAACCGCATCACCATCCTCGGCCAGACCGGCAACGTCGCCGGCTGGTTCGGCTGAGGCGGCGGGGCCGGAGCGCATTCCAAAAAAGAAGGCGGGTGACGAGGCCTTCCGGGCTCCGGCACCCGCCTTTTTTCTTTCGGGCGGCGGACCAGCTCAAACCCGGAGGCGGCTTTCAGGCCACCTCCGGCACCGATGGGGAATTAGGCCCCGGGAACACCTGTCCGGTCAGTAGGACTTCGGCAGGTCCAGAACATGCTCAGCGACATAGGCCAGGATCAGGTTGGTGGAGACGGGCGCCACCTGATACAGCCGGGTCTCGCGGAACTTGCGCTCCACGTCGTATTCGCTGGCGAAGCCGAAGCCGCCATGGAACTGCAGGCAGGCGTTCGCCGCCTCCCACGAGGCCTTGGCGGCCAGATACTTCGCCATGTTGGCCTGCGCGCCGCAGGGCTCCCCGGCGTCGTAGAGGCGGCAGGCCTCGAAGCGCATCAGGTTGGCGGCCTCCACCTCGATGAAGCTCTCGGCGATGGGGAACTGCACGCCCTGGTTCTGGGCGATCGGGCGGCCGAAGACCTGACGGTCGCGGGTGTAATCGCAGACCTTGTCGATGAACCAATAGCCGTCGCCGATGCATTCCGCCGCGATCAACACCCGCTCGGCGTTGAGGCCGGTCAGGATGTACTTGAAGCCCTGGCCCTCCTCGCCGATCAGGTTCTCCGCGGGGATTTCCAGATTGTCGAAGAACAGCTCGTTGGTCTCATGGTTGACCATGTTGCGGATGGGCTGGACGGTCATGCCCTTGGTCATCGCCTCCTTGATGTCGACGATGAAGATCGACATGCCTTCCGACTTCTTGCGCACCTGATCGAGCGGGGTGGTGCGGGCGAGCAGGATCATCAGGTCGGAATGCTGGACGCGGGAGATCCACACCTTCTGCCCGTTGATGACGTAGCGGTCGCCCTTCTTCTCCGCCCGGGTCTTGATGCGGGTGGTGTCGGTGCCGGTGGTCGGCTCGGTGACGCCCATCGACTGGAGGCGCAACTCGCCCGCCGCGATCTTCGGCAGATAGCGGCGCCGCTGCTCCTCCGAGCCGTGCCGGACCAGCGTGTTCATGTTGTACATCTGGCCGTGGCAGGCACCGGAATTGCCGCCCGACCGGTTGATCTCCTCCATGATCACGGAGGCTTCGGTCAGGCCGAGGCCCGAGCCGCCATATTCCTCCGGGATCAGGGCGGCCATCCAGCCGGCCTTGGTCAGCGCGTCCACGAATTCCTCGGGATAGCCGCGCTCCTCGTCGATGCGGCGGTGATACTCGCTGGGGAATTCGGCGCACAGAGCGCGCACGGCGTCGCGGATCTCGTCGAAGCCCTGACCGATGCTGGTTTTCATGTCTCGTCACCCTGCGTTTTTGATTGTAGCGGCGCTGTGGGCCAGAATGGCCTTCGCCCGCTCGGTGACGGGGCGGTCGACCATGCGCCCGTCTACCGACACGGCGCCGCGTCCCACCGCCTGTGCCTCGTCCCACGCCGCGACCACCCGCCCGGCCCAGGCCACGTCGGCGGCGGAGGGGGAGAAGACGTCGCGGACCACGGGCAACTGGGCCGGGTGGATGCACAGCGCGCCGGTCATGCCGACGGCCCGCGCCTGCGCCACCATGGCGCGGTAGGCGTCGAGGTCTCGGAACTCGGCCAGCGAGCCGGGCAGGCCGATCGCCGCGAGGCCGCGGGCGGCGGCGGCCAGCGCGATCTGGCGGCACGGCAGGGCGAGCAGCGCCTCGGTCGGTTCCACCCCCAGCGTCAGCGCGAAATCCTCGCTGCCCAGTGCCAGGGCCGCCACGCGCGGGACGGCGGCGATCTCGGCCAGCCGCTCCAGCCCCAGCGGACTCTCGATGAGGGCGACGAGGCCGATGGCGCCCGGCGTCAGGCCGCGCTCCGCCTCCCACTCCGCGATCATAGCGGAGAGGACGCGCAGCGCCCCGGCGTCCTCGGCCTTGGGCACCACCAGGGCGACCACGCCGGGACGCACCGCGGCCTCCAGGTCGGCGACGGCGTCGCGCCAGCCGCTGTTGATCCGCACGAGCACCGGCACGCCCAGCCCGTGCAGCCGGTCGATCGGCGCAGGCAGCCCGCGGCGGGCGTCCGGCTTGCCGACGGGCAGGACCGCGTCCTCGAGGTCGAGGATGAGGGCGTCCGCCCCGCGCTGGTGGGCCTTCTCCAGCAGCTTCGCGTTGTCGGCCGGGACGAAGAGGTAGGATTGATACGGCAGGGACATCAGACGCCTCCTCCAACCGTGCCGCGATGCGTCGCCGTCATGACCGTTCGGCCTCCAACTCGGCGGACATGGCGACGAAGCCCTCGTGGTCGGTCACCCACAGCGTGGCGCCGGTTTCGGTCGGGGCGCCGCACAGGGTCAACGGATGGATGTCAAACAGCGGCCGCTTCGCCCGGAAGCGGAAGCCGGTCACCCGTGCCCCTGGATTCTCGCGCAGGAACAGGTCCATCAGCATGGTGGCGCTGAGCGGGCCGTGGAACACCAGCCCCGGATAGCCCTCGACGTCGCGGCAATAGTCGCGGTCGTAATGGATGCGGTGGCCGTTGAAGGTCAGGGCCGAATAGCGGAACAGCAGCACCGGATCGGGCTGGATGCGCCGCTGCCACACCGCCTCGCCCGCTGGACGCTCGCCGGGGACGGGGGCGTCGCCGGGCTTGGCGGCCTCGCGGTAGACGATGTCGTGGAACTCGGTGATGGCGAGGCCGCCGGCGGTGCTGATCTCGTGCCGGACCTTCACGAAGACCATCCGGCCCGACCGCCCCTCCTTGGGAGTGACCTCCTCGATGGTCGAGCGGCGGGTGATCGCCTCGCCGCTGCGGATGGGGCGGTGGAAGGTCAGGGTGTCGCCGGCCCACATGCGGCGGGGCAACTCCACCGGCGGCAGGAAGCCCCCCTTGTGCGGGTGGCCGTCCTCGGCGATGTCGCGCTGAAGCGCCTTCGGCAGGAAATACAGCCAATGCCCGAGCGGCGGCACCTCGCCCGCCGGCCAGGGCGGGGTGTCGTGGTCGAGCGTCGCCGCCAGACCGGTCAGCGCCACCGGCGACGCGACGTCCTCGGCGCCTTCCGACCGGCCGATCCAATCGCGCAAATGGTCCATAGTCATGCTCCCCCCTTATCGTTCGACGGTTTGACGCCGGACGGCGTCGGTTCGAAGATCTCACGCCGGACGGCGTCGGTGTGTTGGCCCAGCGCCGGAACGGCGCCGGAGGCGTAGGGTCGGCCGCGCACCTGCACCGGCGGTGCCACCACGTCGACCGGTCCGCCCGGCGTCTCGGCGGTCACGCGGCGCAGCTGCGCGTGGGCGGACAGGTCCGCCACCTCGTTCAACGAGCCGAAGGCGGTGCGCGCGCGGTTCAGGCGGTGCACCGCCTCGGCGTGGTCCATGGTTTGGAAGATGGCGGCGACGAGCGCGTCCAGCTCCGGGCGGTTGGCGACGCGGCGGTTGTTGGTCGAGAAGCGCTCGTCGGTCGCCAGCTCCGGCCGAAGCAGCACGTCGGCGCAGAAGGCCACCCATTCGCGCTCGTTCTGGATCGACAGCACCACCTGCCGGCCATCGGCCAGGGCGAAGGCGGAATAGGGGGCGATGCTCGGGTGCATCAGCCCGACCCGTCCCGGCGCCTTGCCGCCATGGTCGTGGTGCATCAGCGGCACCATCATCCACTCCGCCAGCGAATCGAAGAGGGACACGGCCACCGCCGACCCCTCGCCGCTGCGGTCGCGCTCCAGCAGGGCCTGGAGCACGCCGGTGTAGGCGTTCATGCCGCAGGCGATGTCGGCCACCGACACGCCGACGCGCCCCGGCTGGTCCGGCGATCCGGTGATGGAGGCCAGCCCGGTCTCGCTCTGCACCAGCAGGTCGTAGGCCTTCATGTCGCGGTAGGGGCCGTCGTCGCCATAACCGGAGATGTCGCAGGTGATCAGCCGGGGATGGCGCCGCCGCAGGGCGTCCGACCCGAAACCGGCCCGCTCCGCCGCGCCCGGCGCCAGATTCTGCACGAAGACGTCGGCGCGGGCGATCAGCCGCTCCAGCAGCTCGGCGTCCTCGGGCGTCTTTATGTCGAGGACGACCGATTCCTTGCCGCGGTTGAGCCAGACGAAATAGGAACTCTGCCCGTGGACGACGGCGTCGTAGCCGCGGGCGAAGTCGCCCTCCGGCCGTTCGATCTTGATGACTCGCGCCCCGGCGTCGGCGAGGCGCGACGTGCAGAGCGGCGCCGCCACCGCCTGCTCCAGCGAGACGACGAGCCGTCCTGACAGGGGTAAAGTCATCGTGCAAAGTCTCCGCTGTAAGCCAGGGCCAATCGTCCGTGGCCGCGATGGTAAACAGCCGGACCGGCCCCGATCCAATACAGATGGGGCATGCATCGCATAACGAAGCGCTATGAGGCCAATCGTCGTCAGCCCCATCGCCTGCGCGCCGTCAAGCGTTGCAGCGATCCGGCCTTTGCCGCCAAGGTCGAGGACATCCCCGCAAAAATCGACCGGCTCCCCGAACCTTTTGAATGGGGCCGTGCACCAGTCGTTTGGTTGGGGCGGTCATACTCGCAATTCCCATCCACCTATGCGGGCAGCCTCCTTGTCGTCGTCGATGCGACGGTTCAGCTTCGACGACGTGTCTCGTTCGGCGTCCGCAGCCTTCCGATGGGCCGACCCCTCGGCTGGAAAGGAGACGTGATGGGAATTCTCCTGGCCTTCGCGCCCTTCATTGCCTTCGCCGTCCTCGACCGACTGGTCGGGCCCGTGGAGGGACTCATCGCCGGTGCTCTCGTTTCAGCCACCATGCTGCTGCGCGACTGGATGAGCCCCGGCAGGACACCGAAAATCCTTGAAGTCGGCACGGTGCTGCTGTTCGGTGGGTTGGCGTTCTACGCCGTGGCAGGCGGACCGACTTGGTCCGTCATGGGGGTCCGGCTGCTCGTCGATGCCGGGCTCTTGCTGATCGTGCTGATCTCCATCGCGCTGCGGCGCCCCTTCACGCTGCAGTATGCGCGGGAGCAGGTTGCCCATGAATTCTGGGACAGCCCGCGCTTCATCCACACCAATTACGTGATCACGGGCGTGTGGGCTCTGGCGTTCCTCGTGCTGGTGATCGCGGACATCGTCCTGCTCTACCGGCCCGATCTTCCGCCTCGCTTCGGCATCGTCGCGACCGTGCTGGCGCTCGTCGGCGCGATCAAGTTCACATCCTGGTACCCGGAACATCAGCGGTCCGCCGCCGGCACGGTGTGAATCCCATGTCTTCGTCCGTGTGCTAGGACGCCGCCGCTTCCTCGTCCAGCAGGAGGGTGCCGGGCCAGTCGCCGCCGCCGACCAGATCGCGCACCACCCGCAGGAAGGTCTCGCGCACCGCCGCCGCGGCTTCGGTCACCGGGGCGCCGCGGGGCCGGCAGAGATGGACCGAGCGGCGCAGGGATGGCGAAACGATCAGCCGGGCGGAGACCTGGCCCGCCCGCCATTCCTCCATCACCGCCGAGATCGGCAGGACCGAATAGCCCACCCCCTTGGCGACCAGCGCCTTGATCTGGGGGAGCCCGTTGATCTCCACCGCCACGGTGACGATGGTGCAGGTCTCGCGCGCCACCCGTTCGATGCGGTCGCGCAGGTTGTGCGGGCGGCTCGGCAGGATCAGGTCCTTGCCGGCCAGCTCGTCGAAGGCGATCTCGCCATCGTCACCGCCCGGCGGCCCGATCAGGTAGAGGTCCTCGCCCACCAGCGATTCGGCCAGCAGGGTGCGGGACCGCGTCACGTCGTAGATGCAGCCGAAATCCAGCCGGTCGTCGTTCAGCCATTCCAGGATCGTTCCGCTGAAGGATTCGACCACCCGCAGCGACACCTGCGGCAGCTCGGCGCGGACCGCCTGGACCAGGGGAACCGCCGCCACCAGCGCCACCGACGAGGTGAAGCCGACGGTTACCAGCCCGCTCGGCGTGCCCGAGCAGTTGCGCACCTGTTCGGTCGCCTGGGCGACGTGGCGCAGGATGATCTCCGCATGCTCGTACAGCCGGGTGCCGGCGGCGGTCGGCTTGACCCCGTGGACGCCGCGGGTCAGCAGCTTGACTCCGAGGCCCGCCTCCAGATTGCGGATGTTGTGGCTGAGAGCCGGTTGGGCGACGTTCAGCTTCTGAGCCGCGGCCGTGAAGGAGCCTTCATCGACGATGCCGATGAAATACCGCAACTGACGCAGATCCAACGCTCACCTTCCTTTGCCCAGCCCTTTGCCTGCGGGATCGACAATCCCCCGCCTCGGCCAATCATGTCGGTGCGCTGCAAGCGGATCAAGGCAAGTGGATGAGGAAAGCGCCGGGCAAACCCGGTTCAACCATCTGCAGGGCCGCTGCGTTCCATTGATCCGTTTCATAAGACTTATCAGAGACCGGCGGGTAATCCACGGACCGGCACGGCCTAGCTTTTCCCCATCCGCACAAGCGGATGAGCCGTCCGCACGCCTGCGCCCCGCCCCGCGGGGCCGGGATTACAGCCAGGAAGGGAAGAGGATTTCACCGATGCACCATTCCGGCGACCTCGACATGACGCGGCGCGGCCTCCTGCTTGGGACCGCCGCCACCGCCGCGCTGACGGCGACGCCGTTCCGGGCGCCGGCGCGGGCGGCCACCGTTGGAGAGACCGCCATGCCACCCCCCGCGACCGGAGCCGACGCGCCGTCCCTGTCGCCCGTTCTGTCCAAGGTCACCTTCACCGTGAACGGGCAGCGCCGCGACCTCGAACTCGACACGCGGACGACGCTGCTCGACGCGCTGCGCGAGCATCTTCACCTCACCGGCACCAAGAAGGGCTGCGACCACGGCCAGTGCGGGGCCTGCACGGTCATCGTGGACGGGCAGCGCATTAACTCCTGCCTGACGCTCGCCGTGATGCACGAGGGCGGCAGCGTCACCACCATCGAAGGGCTGGGCCTGCCCGGCAAGCTGCACCCCATGCAGGCCGCCTTCGTAGAGCATGACGGCTACCAGTGCGGCTACTGCACGCCGGGCCAGATCTGTTCGGCGGTGGCGATGCTGGACGAGATCAAGGCCGGCGTGCCCAGCCACGTCACCGCCGACCTGACCGCGGCGCCGCAGGCCACCGTGGACGAGTACCGGGAGCGGATGAGTGGCAACATCTGTCGCTGCGGCGCCTATTCCAACATCGTCGATGCGATCTCGGACGTCGCACGGAGGGAGGCATGAGACCCTTCACCTACGAGCGGGCGGACTCCCCCGCCGCCGCCGCCGCCGCGGTCGAGCGCCGGCCGGGCGCCAAGTTCATCGCGGGCGGCACCAACCTGCTCGACCTGATGAAGCTTGAGATCGAGACGCCGGCCCATCTGATCGACGTCAACGGGCTGAAGCTCGACACGCTGGAAGCGACGCCGGACGGCGGGCTGCGCATCGGCGCGCTGGTGCGCAACACGGCGCTGGCCGCCGACCAACGGGTGCGGCGCGATTACGGCGTGCTGTCGCGCGCCCTGCTCGCCGGGGCGTCGGGCCAGCTGCGCAACAAGGCGACGACGGCGGGCAACCTGCTCCAGCGCACGCGCTGCCCCTACTTCTACGACACCAACCAGCCCTGCAACAAACGCCAGCCCGGCAGCGGCTGCGCCGCCATCGGCGGCTACAGCCGGCAACTCGCCGTGGTCGGGTCGAGCGACGCCTGCATCGCCACCCACCCCAGCGACATGGCCGTCGCCATGCGCGCGCTGGACGCCACGGTGGAGACGGTGCGGGCCGACGGGACAACGCGGACGATTCCCATCGCGGAGTTCCACCGGCTGCCCGGCGACACGCCGCACATCGAGACGGCGCTGGTGCCCGGCGAACTCATCACCGCGGTGACGTTGCCCAAGCCGGTCGGCGGCACCCACGTCTACCGCAAGGTGCGTGACCGCGCGTCCTACGCCTTCGCGCTGGTCTCCGTCGCGGTGGTGGTGCAGCGCGACGGCGGCGGCCGGGTGGCGCTGGGCGGCGTGGCGCACAAGCCCTGGCGCGTCGAGGCCGCCGAGGCCGAGATGCCGCGCGGCGCCAAGGCGGTCACCGCCGGGCTGCTGGCCGATGCGAAGCCGACGCACGACAACGCATTCAAGCTGACCCTGGTCGAGCGGACGCTCGCCTCGGTGCTGGCCGAAGCGAAAGGGTGAGACATGAAGTTCGACACTCCCGCGACCACCAACCCGATCGACCAGCTGAAGGTGGTGGGCAAGCCGACCGACCGCATCGACGGCCCGCTGAAGACGACGGGAAAG
This genomic window contains:
- a CDS encoding acyl-CoA dehydrogenase family protein — translated: MKTSIGQGFDEIRDAVRALCAEFPSEYHRRIDEERGYPEEFVDALTKAGWMAALIPEEYGGSGLGLTEASVIMEEINRSGGNSGACHGQMYNMNTLVRHGSEEQRRRYLPKIAAGELRLQSMGVTEPTTGTDTTRIKTRAEKKGDRYVINGQKVWISRVQHSDLMILLARTTPLDQVRKKSEGMSIFIVDIKEAMTKGMTVQPIRNMVNHETNELFFDNLEIPAENLIGEEGQGFKYILTGLNAERVLIAAECIGDGYWFIDKVCDYTRDRQVFGRPIAQNQGVQFPIAESFIEVEAANLMRFEACRLYDAGEPCGAQANMAKYLAAKASWEAANACLQFHGGFGFASEYDVERKFRETRLYQVAPVSTNLILAYVAEHVLDLPKSY
- a CDS encoding HpcH/HpaI aldolase/citrate lyase family protein; this encodes MSLPYQSYLFVPADNAKLLEKAHQRGADALILDLEDAVLPVGKPDARRGLPAPIDRLHGLGVPVLVRINSGWRDAVADLEAAVRPGVVALVVPKAEDAGALRVLSAMIAEWEAERGLTPGAIGLVALIESPLGLERLAEIAAVPRVAALALGSEDFALTLGVEPTEALLALPCRQIALAAAARGLAAIGLPGSLAEFRDLDAYRAMVAQARAVGMTGALCIHPAQLPVVRDVFSPSAADVAWAGRVVAAWDEAQAVGRGAVSVDGRMVDRPVTERAKAILAHSAATIKNAG
- a CDS encoding FAS1-like dehydratase domain-containing protein; protein product: MDHLRDWIGRSEGAEDVASPVALTGLAATLDHDTPPWPAGEVPPLGHWLYFLPKALQRDIAEDGHPHKGGFLPPVELPRRMWAGDTLTFHRPIRSGEAITRRSTIEEVTPKEGRSGRMVFVKVRHEISTAGGLAITEFHDIVYREAAKPGDAPVPGERPAGEAVWQRRIQPDPVLLFRYSALTFNGHRIHYDRDYCRDVEGYPGLVFHGPLSATMLMDLFLRENPGARVTGFRFRAKRPLFDIHPLTLCGAPTETGATLWVTDHEGFVAMSAELEAERS
- a CDS encoding CaiB/BaiF CoA transferase family protein, whose protein sequence is MTLPLSGRLVVSLEQAVAAPLCTSRLADAGARVIKIERPEGDFARGYDAVVHGQSSYFVWLNRGKESVVLDIKTPEDAELLERLIARADVFVQNLAPGAAERAGFGSDALRRRHPRLITCDISGYGDDGPYRDMKAYDLLVQSETGLASITGSPDQPGRVGVSVADIACGMNAYTGVLQALLERDRSGEGSAVAVSLFDSLAEWMMVPLMHHDHGGKAPGRVGLMHPSIAPYSAFALADGRQVVLSIQNEREWVAFCADVLLRPELATDERFSTNNRRVANRPELDALVAAIFQTMDHAEAVHRLNRARTAFGSLNEVADLSAHAQLRRVTAETPGGPVDVVAPPVQVRGRPYASGAVPALGQHTDAVRREIFEPTPSGVKPSNDKGGA
- a CDS encoding LysR family transcriptional regulator, with the translated sequence MDLRQLRYFIGIVDEGSFTAAAQKLNVAQPALSHNIRNLEAGLGVKLLTRGVHGVKPTAAGTRLYEHAEIILRHVAQATEQVRNCSGTPSGLVTVGFTSSVALVAAVPLVQAVRAELPQVSLRVVESFSGTILEWLNDDRLDFGCIYDVTRSRTLLAESLVGEDLYLIGPPGGDDGEIAFDELAGKDLILPSRPHNLRDRIERVARETCTIVTVAVEINGLPQIKALVAKGVGYSVLPISAVMEEWRAGQVSARLIVSPSLRRSVHLCRPRGAPVTEAAAAVRETFLRVVRDLVGGGDWPGTLLLDEEAAAS
- the paoA gene encoding aldehyde dehydrogenase iron-sulfur subunit PaoA, producing the protein MHHSGDLDMTRRGLLLGTAATAALTATPFRAPARAATVGETAMPPPATGADAPSLSPVLSKVTFTVNGQRRDLELDTRTTLLDALREHLHLTGTKKGCDHGQCGACTVIVDGQRINSCLTLAVMHEGGSVTTIEGLGLPGKLHPMQAAFVEHDGYQCGYCTPGQICSAVAMLDEIKAGVPSHVTADLTAAPQATVDEYRERMSGNICRCGAYSNIVDAISDVARREA
- a CDS encoding FAD binding domain-containing protein; this translates as MRPFTYERADSPAAAAAAVERRPGAKFIAGGTNLLDLMKLEIETPAHLIDVNGLKLDTLEATPDGGLRIGALVRNTALAADQRVRRDYGVLSRALLAGASGQLRNKATTAGNLLQRTRCPYFYDTNQPCNKRQPGSGCAAIGGYSRQLAVVGSSDACIATHPSDMAVAMRALDATVETVRADGTTRTIPIAEFHRLPGDTPHIETALVPGELITAVTLPKPVGGTHVYRKVRDRASYAFALVSVAVVVQRDGGGRVALGGVAHKPWRVEAAEAEMPRGAKAVTAGLLADAKPTHDNAFKLTLVERTLASVLAEAKG